From Mustela erminea isolate mMusErm1 chromosome 1, mMusErm1.Pri, whole genome shotgun sequence, a single genomic window includes:
- the PODNL1 gene encoding podocan-like protein 1 isoform X3 produces MAWTCRCSQTTSPGQLSTSPCRTTSSRSSPTMSCRVSAACGPSTSTTISSPLRVRGLPDEAFESLTQLQHIYVAHNKLSVAPQFLPRSLRVADLAANQVTEIFPLTFGEKPALRSVYLHNNQLSNAGLPPDAFHGSEAVVTLSLSSNRLSYLPPSLPPSLERLHLQNNFISKVPRGALSRQTHLRELYLQHNQLTDSGLDATTFSKLHHLEYLDLSHNQLASVPAALPRSLAVLHLGRNCIRWVEAARLRGARGLRYLLLQHNQLGATGLPPGALRPLRGLHTLHLYGNRLERVPLALPRRLRALVLPHNHVTVLGAHDLAGMPGLAELNLAYNRLVSAHVHRRAFRPLRALRSLDLAGNRLTRVPSGLPGGLHTLRLQRNQLRALEPELLAGMNELRELSLAHNHLRIGDIGPGTWHELQALQVLDLSHNELSFVPPDLPEALEELHLQGNRIGHVGSEAFLSTPRLRALFLRANRLHMTSIAPEAFLGLLHLSVVDTAGNPEQVLVQLPPTAPRQPRAGGP; encoded by the exons ATGGCCTGGACCTGCAGGTGTTCCCAGACAACATCACCAGGGCAGCTCAGCACCTCTCCCTGCAG AACAACCAGCTCCAGGAGCTCCCCTACAATGAGCTGTCGCGTCTCAGCAGCCTGCGGACCCTCAACCTCCACAACAATCTCCTCTCCTCTGAGGGTGCGGG GGCTGCCCGATGAGGCCTTTGAGTCGCTCACACAGCTGCAGCACATTTACGTGGCCCACAACAAG CTCTCCGTGGCCCCCCAGTTTCTGCCCCGCTCCCTCCGAGTTGCGGACCTGGCTGCCAACCAAGTGACAGAGATCTTCCCGCTTACCTTTGGGGAGAAGCCTGCGCTCAG GTCCGTGTACCTCCACAACAACCAGCTGAGCAACGCCGGCCTGCCCCCCGACGCCTTCCATGGCTCTGAAGCTGTGGTCACCCTCAGCCTCTCCAGCAACCGGCTCAGCTACTTGCCACCAAGTCTGCCGCCCTCGCTGGAGCGGCTCCACCTgcag aaCAACTTCATCTCCAAGGTGCCCCGAGGAGCCTTGAGCCGCCAGACCCACCTCCGCGAACTCTACCTCCAGCACAACCAGCTGACGGACAGCGGCCTGGATGCCACCACTTTCAG CAAGCTGCACCACCTCGAGTACCTGGACCTGTCCCACAACCAGTTGGCCTCGGTGCCTGCCGCTCTGCCCCGCTCCCTGGCCGTGCTGCACCTGGGCCGCAACTGCATCCGGTGGGTGGAGGCGGCCCGGCTGCGGGGGGCCCGGGGCCTTCGCTACCTGCTGCTGCAGCACAACCAGCTGGGAGCGACGGGGCTGCCCCCTGGGGCGCTGCGGCCGCTGCGGGGCCTGCACACGCTGCACCTCTATGGCAACAGGCTGGAGCGCGTGCCCCTGGCACTGCCCCGCCGCCTGCGGGCCCTGGTGCTGCCGCACAACCACGTGACTGTGCTGGGGGCCCACGACCTGGCCGGCATGCCGGGCCTGGCCGAGCTCAACCTGGCCTACAACCGCCTGGTCAGCGCCCATGTGCACCGCCGGGCCTTCCGCCCACTGCGCGCCCTGCGCAGCCTCGACCTGGCTGGCAACCGGCTGACCCGGGTGCCGAGCGGCCTGCCCGGCGGCCTGCACACCCTGCGGCTCCAGCGCAACCAGCTGCGGGCCCTGGAGCCCGAGCTGCTGGCCGGCATGAACGAGCTGCGGGAGCTCAGCCTGGCGCACAATCACCTCCGGATCGGAGACATCGGGCCTGGCACCTGGCACGAGCTACAGGCCCTCCAG GTGCTGGACCTCAGTCACAACGAGCTGTCCTTCGTGCCCCCTGACCTGCCCGAGGCGCTGGAGGAGCTGCACCTGCAGGGCAACCGCATTGGGCATGTGGGCTCCGAGGCCTTCCTCAGCACACCCCGCCTGCGTGCCCTCTTCCTCAG GGCGAACAGGCTTCACATGACCAGCATTGCACCTGAGGCCTTCCTGGGCCTCCTGCACCTGAGTGTGGTGGACACAGCGGGGAACCCCGAGCAGGTCCTGGTCCAGCTGCCACCCACAGCTCCACGTCAGCCACGGGCGGGGGGCCCCTGA
- the PODNL1 gene encoding podocan-like protein 1 isoform X2 — MRLSLLLLLLLLSGPPPTPGMEDAAFPHMGESSQPPPRACPPRCSCPRADTVDCNGLDLQVFPDNITRAAQHLSLQNNQLQELPYNELSRLSSLRTLNLHNNLLSSEGLPDEAFESLTQLQHIYVAHNKLSVAPQFLPRSLRVADLAANQVTEIFPLTFGEKPALSLSSNRLSYLPPSLPPSLERLHLQNNFISKVPRGALSRQTHLRELYLQHNQLTDSGLDATTFSKLHHLEYLDLSHNQLASVPAALPRSLAVLHLGRNCIRWVEAARLRGARGLRYLLLQHNQLGATGLPPGALRPLRGLHTLHLYGNRLERVPLALPRRLRALVLPHNHVTVLGAHDLAGMPGLAELNLAYNRLVSAHVHRRAFRPLRALRSLDLAGNRLTRVPSGLPGGLHTLRLQRNQLRALEPELLAGMNELRELSLAHNHLRIGDIGPGTWHELQALQVLDLSHNELSFVPPDLPEALEELHLQGNRIGHVGSEAFLSTPRLRALFLRANRLHMTSIAPEAFLGLLHLSVVDTAGNPEQVLVQLPPTAPRQPRAGGP; from the exons atg CGGCTGAGCCtactgctgctgctcctgctgctttccGGCCCCCCGCCCACGCCCGGCATGGAGGACGCTGCCTTCCCCCACATGGGGGAGAGCTCgcagcccccgccccgggccTGCCCCCCACGCTGCTCCTGCCCCCGGGCGGACACAGTGGACTGCAATGGCCTGGACCTGCAGGTGTTCCCAGACAACATCACCAGGGCAGCTCAGCACCTCTCCCTGCAG AACAACCAGCTCCAGGAGCTCCCCTACAATGAGCTGTCGCGTCTCAGCAGCCTGCGGACCCTCAACCTCCACAACAATCTCCTCTCCTCTGAGG GGCTGCCCGATGAGGCCTTTGAGTCGCTCACACAGCTGCAGCACATTTACGTGGCCCACAACAAG CTCTCCGTGGCCCCCCAGTTTCTGCCCCGCTCCCTCCGAGTTGCGGACCTGGCTGCCAACCAAGTGACAGAGATCTTCCCGCTTACCTTTGGGGAGAAGCCTGCGCTCAG CCTCTCCAGCAACCGGCTCAGCTACTTGCCACCAAGTCTGCCGCCCTCGCTGGAGCGGCTCCACCTgcag aaCAACTTCATCTCCAAGGTGCCCCGAGGAGCCTTGAGCCGCCAGACCCACCTCCGCGAACTCTACCTCCAGCACAACCAGCTGACGGACAGCGGCCTGGATGCCACCACTTTCAG CAAGCTGCACCACCTCGAGTACCTGGACCTGTCCCACAACCAGTTGGCCTCGGTGCCTGCCGCTCTGCCCCGCTCCCTGGCCGTGCTGCACCTGGGCCGCAACTGCATCCGGTGGGTGGAGGCGGCCCGGCTGCGGGGGGCCCGGGGCCTTCGCTACCTGCTGCTGCAGCACAACCAGCTGGGAGCGACGGGGCTGCCCCCTGGGGCGCTGCGGCCGCTGCGGGGCCTGCACACGCTGCACCTCTATGGCAACAGGCTGGAGCGCGTGCCCCTGGCACTGCCCCGCCGCCTGCGGGCCCTGGTGCTGCCGCACAACCACGTGACTGTGCTGGGGGCCCACGACCTGGCCGGCATGCCGGGCCTGGCCGAGCTCAACCTGGCCTACAACCGCCTGGTCAGCGCCCATGTGCACCGCCGGGCCTTCCGCCCACTGCGCGCCCTGCGCAGCCTCGACCTGGCTGGCAACCGGCTGACCCGGGTGCCGAGCGGCCTGCCCGGCGGCCTGCACACCCTGCGGCTCCAGCGCAACCAGCTGCGGGCCCTGGAGCCCGAGCTGCTGGCCGGCATGAACGAGCTGCGGGAGCTCAGCCTGGCGCACAATCACCTCCGGATCGGAGACATCGGGCCTGGCACCTGGCACGAGCTACAGGCCCTCCAG GTGCTGGACCTCAGTCACAACGAGCTGTCCTTCGTGCCCCCTGACCTGCCCGAGGCGCTGGAGGAGCTGCACCTGCAGGGCAACCGCATTGGGCATGTGGGCTCCGAGGCCTTCCTCAGCACACCCCGCCTGCGTGCCCTCTTCCTCAG GGCGAACAGGCTTCACATGACCAGCATTGCACCTGAGGCCTTCCTGGGCCTCCTGCACCTGAGTGTGGTGGACACAGCGGGGAACCCCGAGCAGGTCCTGGTCCAGCTGCCACCCACAGCTCCACGTCAGCCACGGGCGGGGGGCCCCTGA
- the PODNL1 gene encoding podocan-like protein 1 isoform X1: MRLSLLLLLLLLSGPPPTPGMEDAAFPHMGESSQPPPRACPPRCSCPRADTVDCNGLDLQVFPDNITRAAQHLSLQNNQLQELPYNELSRLSSLRTLNLHNNLLSSEGLPDEAFESLTQLQHIYVAHNKLSVAPQFLPRSLRVADLAANQVTEIFPLTFGEKPALRSVYLHNNQLSNAGLPPDAFHGSEAVVTLSLSSNRLSYLPPSLPPSLERLHLQNNFISKVPRGALSRQTHLRELYLQHNQLTDSGLDATTFSKLHHLEYLDLSHNQLASVPAALPRSLAVLHLGRNCIRWVEAARLRGARGLRYLLLQHNQLGATGLPPGALRPLRGLHTLHLYGNRLERVPLALPRRLRALVLPHNHVTVLGAHDLAGMPGLAELNLAYNRLVSAHVHRRAFRPLRALRSLDLAGNRLTRVPSGLPGGLHTLRLQRNQLRALEPELLAGMNELRELSLAHNHLRIGDIGPGTWHELQALQVLDLSHNELSFVPPDLPEALEELHLQGNRIGHVGSEAFLSTPRLRALFLRANRLHMTSIAPEAFLGLLHLSVVDTAGNPEQVLVQLPPTAPRQPRAGGP; the protein is encoded by the exons atg CGGCTGAGCCtactgctgctgctcctgctgctttccGGCCCCCCGCCCACGCCCGGCATGGAGGACGCTGCCTTCCCCCACATGGGGGAGAGCTCgcagcccccgccccgggccTGCCCCCCACGCTGCTCCTGCCCCCGGGCGGACACAGTGGACTGCAATGGCCTGGACCTGCAGGTGTTCCCAGACAACATCACCAGGGCAGCTCAGCACCTCTCCCTGCAG AACAACCAGCTCCAGGAGCTCCCCTACAATGAGCTGTCGCGTCTCAGCAGCCTGCGGACCCTCAACCTCCACAACAATCTCCTCTCCTCTGAGG GGCTGCCCGATGAGGCCTTTGAGTCGCTCACACAGCTGCAGCACATTTACGTGGCCCACAACAAG CTCTCCGTGGCCCCCCAGTTTCTGCCCCGCTCCCTCCGAGTTGCGGACCTGGCTGCCAACCAAGTGACAGAGATCTTCCCGCTTACCTTTGGGGAGAAGCCTGCGCTCAG GTCCGTGTACCTCCACAACAACCAGCTGAGCAACGCCGGCCTGCCCCCCGACGCCTTCCATGGCTCTGAAGCTGTGGTCACCCTCAGCCTCTCCAGCAACCGGCTCAGCTACTTGCCACCAAGTCTGCCGCCCTCGCTGGAGCGGCTCCACCTgcag aaCAACTTCATCTCCAAGGTGCCCCGAGGAGCCTTGAGCCGCCAGACCCACCTCCGCGAACTCTACCTCCAGCACAACCAGCTGACGGACAGCGGCCTGGATGCCACCACTTTCAG CAAGCTGCACCACCTCGAGTACCTGGACCTGTCCCACAACCAGTTGGCCTCGGTGCCTGCCGCTCTGCCCCGCTCCCTGGCCGTGCTGCACCTGGGCCGCAACTGCATCCGGTGGGTGGAGGCGGCCCGGCTGCGGGGGGCCCGGGGCCTTCGCTACCTGCTGCTGCAGCACAACCAGCTGGGAGCGACGGGGCTGCCCCCTGGGGCGCTGCGGCCGCTGCGGGGCCTGCACACGCTGCACCTCTATGGCAACAGGCTGGAGCGCGTGCCCCTGGCACTGCCCCGCCGCCTGCGGGCCCTGGTGCTGCCGCACAACCACGTGACTGTGCTGGGGGCCCACGACCTGGCCGGCATGCCGGGCCTGGCCGAGCTCAACCTGGCCTACAACCGCCTGGTCAGCGCCCATGTGCACCGCCGGGCCTTCCGCCCACTGCGCGCCCTGCGCAGCCTCGACCTGGCTGGCAACCGGCTGACCCGGGTGCCGAGCGGCCTGCCCGGCGGCCTGCACACCCTGCGGCTCCAGCGCAACCAGCTGCGGGCCCTGGAGCCCGAGCTGCTGGCCGGCATGAACGAGCTGCGGGAGCTCAGCCTGGCGCACAATCACCTCCGGATCGGAGACATCGGGCCTGGCACCTGGCACGAGCTACAGGCCCTCCAG GTGCTGGACCTCAGTCACAACGAGCTGTCCTTCGTGCCCCCTGACCTGCCCGAGGCGCTGGAGGAGCTGCACCTGCAGGGCAACCGCATTGGGCATGTGGGCTCCGAGGCCTTCCTCAGCACACCCCGCCTGCGTGCCCTCTTCCTCAG GGCGAACAGGCTTCACATGACCAGCATTGCACCTGAGGCCTTCCTGGGCCTCCTGCACCTGAGTGTGGTGGACACAGCGGGGAACCCCGAGCAGGTCCTGGTCCAGCTGCCACCCACAGCTCCACGTCAGCCACGGGCGGGGGGCCCCTGA